A region of Sparus aurata chromosome 8, fSpaAur1.1, whole genome shotgun sequence DNA encodes the following proteins:
- the LOC115586785 gene encoding troponin I, slow skeletal muscle-like, giving the protein MSEAPRKSKISASRRLALKTKMLKMAAVMLEKDKEEKKQEREATLSERVPPLQLSGLSLQDLQTLCKDLHHKIDVVDEDRYDIEAKVSKNSKEIENLSQKIIELKGKMKRPALKRVKISADAMLGALLGAKVKESVDFKVNLKTVKKEEEKKEEVTDWRKNVEAMSGMEGRKKLFDAGQ; this is encoded by the exons ATGTCTGAGGc ACCG AGAAAATCTAAGATCTCTGCGTCACGCAGACTGGCACTGAAG ACGAAGATGCTGAAAATGGCAGCTGTGATGttggagaaagacaaagaggaaaagaagcaggagagagaagctACGTTGAGTGAGAGAGTCCCTCCACTTCAGCTGTCTGGTTTGTCCCTGCAGGACCTTCAG ACTCTGTGCAAAGATCTGCACCATAAGATTGATGTGGTAGATGAAGATCGCTACGACATTGAGGCCAAAGTGTCCAAAAATAGCAAGGAG ATTGAAAATCTGTCTCAGAAGATCATTGAGCTTAAGGGTAAAATGAAGCGACCTGCTCTCAAGAGGGTGAAGATTTCAGCTGATGCAATGCTGGGAGCTCTGCTGGGAGCCAAAGTTAAAGAATCTGTGGACTTCAAGGTCAACCTCAAGACAgtgaagaaagaagaggaaaag AAAGAGGAGGTGACTGACTGGCGTAAGAACGTGGAGGCCATGTCTGGCATGGAGGGCAGGAAGAAGCTGTTTGATGCCGGACAGTAG
- the LOC115586786 gene encoding troponin I, slow skeletal muscle-like, which yields MSEGPRKSKYSATRRLHLKSKLLKKAASMLVAESEEKKREKERVVNECYPPLKLSGLSVQELQDLCKDLHRKIDVVDEARYDMEMKVDKNEKEIQSLNQKIIDLKGVKRPNLKRVKKTTDDMLGACTDNSKLMKADFKVNLKTVKKEDEKREEVTDWRKNVEAMSGMEGRKKLFNAGQ from the exons ATGTCTGAGGG ACCA AGGAAGTCAAAATATTCAGCTACACGCCGGCTGCATTTGAAG TCCAAACTGCTGAAGAAGGCAGCTTCTATGCTGGTGGCTGAAAGTGAAGAAAAGAAACGCGAGAAGGAAAGAGTTGTGAATGAGTGCTACCCTCCACTGAAGCTCTCAGGTCTGTCAGTCCAGGAGCTCCAG gACCTCTGCAAAGACCTGCATCGTAAAATTGATGTTGTAGATGAAGCGCGTTATGATATGGAGATGAAAGtagacaaaaatgaaaaagag ATCCAGTCACTGAATCAGAAGATCATTGACTTGAAGGGCGTGAAGAGGCCCAACTTAAAGAGGGTGAAGAAAACTACAGATGACATGCTGGGTGCATGCACCGACAATTCCAAACTCATGAAGGCTGATTTCAAGGTCAACCTCAAGACAGTGAAAAAggaggatgaaaag AGGGAAGAAGTGACTGACTGGCGTAAGAACGTGGAGGCCATGTCTGGTATGGAAGGCAGGAAGAAGCTGTTTAATGCTGGACAGTAA